From Humisphaera borealis, the proteins below share one genomic window:
- a CDS encoding FitA-like ribbon-helix-helix domain-containing protein yields the protein MAEVRVRNVDERILAAFRDVARRRGHSVPEELRRLITEAAVRPRQELIARLDKLKADIFERGGLLPDSTPLIREERDRNG from the coding sequence ATGGCGGAAGTACGCGTGCGCAACGTCGACGAACGCATTCTGGCGGCATTCAGGGACGTCGCGCGGCGACGCGGACATTCGGTGCCGGAGGAACTGCGGCGGTTGATCACCGAGGCTGCGGTGCGGCCGAGGCAGGAGTTGATCGCCCGGCTGGACAAGCTGAAGGCGGACATCTTCGAGCGTGGCGGGTTGCTGCCCGACTCCACGCCGCTGATTCGCGAAGAACGCGACCGAAACGGATGA
- a CDS encoding tyrosine-type recombinase/integrase: protein MTDADAWEAAFGSNGSSLANRFNFPVPAVIANAGPVAREKYIEYFTATIRNANTRRAYAVAVNRMLGWCDRHGIALPALRPTIVATYIEELMRTVSPATVKQHLAAIRDFCDYLVLGQVLPTNPCHAVRGPKHVVKSGKTPVLTQQQARELLDSIEVAHVHPLTGQVTANLIGLRDRALIAMMIYSFARIGAAVSMNVEDYWQNGKRWWFRLHEKGGKHHAVPAHHNAEQYLDAYLQATGIADQLKSPLFRTIPGHGGDVSDRRMTRNDALAMIKRRAKAAGMPRGTCCHTFRATGITAYLRGGGVLENAQTIAAHESPRTTRLYDRRSDEISPGEIERIVI, encoded by the coding sequence ATGACTGACGCGGACGCTTGGGAAGCGGCGTTCGGTTCGAACGGTTCGTCGCTGGCAAACCGGTTCAACTTCCCGGTCCCGGCCGTGATCGCCAATGCCGGCCCGGTCGCCCGCGAAAAGTACATCGAGTACTTCACCGCGACGATCCGCAACGCCAATACCCGCCGGGCCTACGCGGTCGCGGTGAATCGGATGCTGGGCTGGTGCGATCGGCATGGAATCGCGCTTCCGGCGCTGCGGCCCACAATCGTCGCGACTTACATCGAAGAATTGATGCGGACCGTATCCCCGGCGACCGTCAAGCAGCATCTGGCGGCGATACGGGACTTCTGCGATTACCTGGTCCTCGGGCAGGTGCTGCCGACCAATCCCTGCCACGCGGTCCGCGGTCCCAAACACGTCGTGAAGAGCGGCAAGACGCCGGTGCTGACGCAGCAGCAGGCAAGGGAACTGCTCGACTCCATCGAAGTGGCACACGTCCATCCCCTGACCGGTCAGGTGACGGCGAACCTGATCGGCCTGCGGGACCGCGCGTTGATCGCGATGATGATCTATTCCTTCGCACGAATCGGCGCCGCGGTGTCGATGAACGTCGAGGACTACTGGCAGAACGGCAAACGGTGGTGGTTCCGCCTGCACGAGAAAGGCGGGAAGCACCACGCCGTCCCCGCCCACCACAACGCAGAACAATATCTCGACGCATACCTCCAGGCCACCGGCATCGCGGACCAGTTGAAATCCCCTCTATTCCGTACGATCCCCGGCCACGGCGGCGACGTCTCTGACCGAAGGATGACTCGCAATGACGCCCTGGCGATGATCAAGCGCCGGGCCAAGGCCGCCGGCATGCCCCGCGGCACCTGCTGCCACACCTTCCGGGCGACAGGGATCACCGCCTACCTCCGCGGCGGCGGCGTGCTGGAGAACGCCCAGACCATCGCGGCCCACGAATCACCTCGAACGACGCGCCTGTACGACCGCCGCAGCGACGAAATCTCCCCCGGCGAGATCGAGCGGATCGTGATCTAA
- a CDS encoding serine/threonine-protein kinase produces MNDDEQIDGICDRFADAIEGTTDQDLVGLFQGFLRQSPPGREAEVCGLLASAAASRDVWIDRLLCDSLWVHRKVVCEALTGTLFRDEPSKARQLGLHQLGHFQPFAVIGFGGTGTVFKARGIDRSIVAVKVAHPSNEHAAEALAQEHEALVLAQDGVAQVPRVQGASAHAESVNFLALEFIEGCPLDEWLERHANKHFESVLELARQLVSAVNGLHQARLCHGDLTPANILVTGQPEGPELRLVDFGSANRGYHVGRNIHYTAHFSAPELLAGKVTQTTGATDLWSLGVILSLMFSGRHPFGDELDTLGHEDLRKCFENGPHPAEPPQLSQFSGVWGLIQACMSRDPQQRRRQVSLVTLEAAIPTAQQYAATIASKQSDLASRRDEAERAILRRRWSLRAMVVALLAVTGLVLYFRGSLSSLHTTSNQILAAQKADKAEINAAIERIAAQLVAKVPEDQQIDSLRVQLEAALRRLADAEAAGDPSAKAKLNLLRTGGDPRLLGQFLDEQIARDHPPAVGLLRERAAVAYVTGDIDRAEQCLNDILDQLPNDLDAINRLGRIYKLRGDFTAAERQYNLMLELAPQDEAIQAVAYCNLGNVVQERGDFERAEEMYNKALAIEEKFGRLEGMADSYSNLGVVMRIRGNLAGAEAMHNKSRAINEKLARLDGMARDYANLAVLLRIRGDPVGAQAMHKKALGIYETLGNLELMATQYGALGILTKATGDLRGAKALFEKALEINEKIGKLEGVADVCGDIANLLLSYDLAGAEAMYNKSLAINERLGRRVKVAIQYGNLGILLHLRGDLNGAEEMHNKALTIDEELGRLDGMASNYGNLGVIARLRGDLQGAEAMHKKALAIFKGLGDLENIATQNANLGTIAEKRKDFVEARRLWSLSRDQFAKLGSKPKEKAMQDMLDTLPPP; encoded by the coding sequence ATGAACGACGACGAGCAGATCGATGGCATTTGTGACCGCTTCGCCGACGCGATCGAGGGGACGACCGATCAGGATCTGGTCGGGTTGTTCCAGGGCTTTCTCCGTCAATCTCCACCGGGACGGGAAGCGGAAGTCTGTGGCCTGCTGGCTTCTGCTGCTGCAAGTCGTGATGTCTGGATCGACAGACTCCTGTGCGATTCACTCTGGGTACACCGCAAGGTGGTTTGTGAGGCCCTGACGGGGACGCTCTTTCGTGACGAGCCGTCCAAGGCTCGTCAGCTTGGACTCCATCAACTCGGCCACTTCCAACCCTTCGCCGTCATCGGCTTCGGCGGCACCGGCACGGTTTTCAAGGCACGTGGCATCGATCGTTCCATCGTCGCCGTCAAGGTCGCCCATCCGTCCAACGAACATGCGGCCGAGGCGCTGGCGCAGGAGCACGAGGCGCTCGTGTTGGCACAAGACGGGGTTGCTCAGGTGCCCCGGGTTCAAGGTGCCAGCGCTCACGCCGAAAGTGTGAATTTTCTCGCCCTGGAGTTCATTGAAGGATGTCCGCTGGACGAATGGCTCGAAAGGCACGCGAACAAGCATTTCGAGAGCGTGCTTGAACTGGCTCGTCAACTGGTCAGCGCCGTCAACGGGCTGCATCAGGCCCGCCTCTGCCACGGCGACCTGACTCCGGCGAACATCCTCGTAACCGGGCAACCCGAAGGTCCCGAGCTGCGGCTGGTCGACTTCGGAAGCGCCAATCGCGGATACCACGTCGGCCGGAACATTCACTACACAGCCCACTTTTCCGCGCCGGAACTGCTTGCCGGGAAGGTCACCCAGACGACCGGGGCCACGGACCTCTGGAGTCTGGGGGTCATCCTGTCGCTGATGTTCTCCGGTCGTCATCCCTTCGGCGACGAGTTGGATACCCTGGGCCATGAAGACCTCCGAAAGTGTTTCGAGAACGGACCGCACCCGGCGGAGCCGCCCCAACTGTCGCAATTCAGCGGCGTATGGGGACTGATACAAGCGTGCATGAGCCGGGACCCGCAGCAGCGGCGGCGGCAGGTCTCGCTGGTCACTCTTGAAGCCGCCATTCCGACGGCCCAACAGTACGCCGCGACCATCGCGTCTAAGCAAAGCGACCTGGCCAGCAGGCGCGACGAAGCGGAGCGGGCCATACTTCGTCGGAGATGGTCGCTTCGTGCGATGGTTGTCGCCCTCCTCGCCGTCACGGGATTGGTGCTGTATTTCCGCGGCTCCCTGTCCAGCCTTCACACGACGAGCAATCAAATCCTCGCCGCTCAGAAGGCGGATAAAGCGGAGATCAACGCTGCCATCGAGCGGATTGCGGCGCAGCTCGTGGCAAAAGTGCCTGAAGATCAACAGATCGATTCCCTCCGCGTCCAACTCGAAGCGGCGCTGCGTCGGTTGGCCGACGCCGAAGCCGCCGGCGACCCCAGCGCCAAAGCGAAACTCAACCTGCTTCGCACCGGTGGCGACCCGAGATTGCTCGGCCAATTCCTGGATGAGCAAATCGCCAGGGATCATCCGCCTGCCGTCGGGCTGCTGCGCGAGCGCGCCGCCGTCGCCTACGTTACCGGCGACATCGATCGTGCCGAGCAATGCCTGAACGATATCCTCGACCAGCTCCCCAATGACCTGGACGCCATCAACCGCCTCGGGCGGATCTACAAACTTCGCGGCGACTTCACCGCCGCGGAGCGCCAATACAATCTGATGCTCGAACTCGCGCCGCAGGATGAAGCCATACAGGCTGTTGCGTATTGCAACCTGGGCAATGTCGTGCAAGAACGCGGTGACTTTGAACGGGCCGAGGAGATGTACAACAAAGCCCTGGCGATCGAGGAAAAGTTCGGCCGGCTTGAAGGCATGGCAGACAGTTACAGCAACCTCGGCGTCGTCATGAGAATCCGTGGCAACCTCGCCGGGGCCGAGGCCATGCACAATAAGTCCCGCGCGATCAACGAAAAGCTGGCGCGGCTTGATGGGATGGCTCGCGACTATGCGAACCTTGCCGTTCTACTTCGGATCCGTGGCGATCCGGTCGGGGCACAAGCGATGCACAAGAAAGCGCTTGGGATATACGAAACACTCGGCAACCTTGAGTTGATGGCAACCCAGTACGGCGCTCTCGGCATCCTCACGAAGGCCACCGGCGACCTGCGAGGAGCAAAGGCCCTGTTCGAGAAAGCCCTCGAAATCAACGAAAAGATTGGAAAACTCGAAGGGGTGGCCGACGTTTGCGGTGACATTGCCAATCTGCTCCTGAGCTACGACCTGGCCGGGGCCGAGGCCATGTACAACAAGTCCCTCGCGATCAATGAAAGGCTGGGCAGGCGGGTCAAGGTTGCCATTCAGTATGGCAATCTTGGAATTCTCTTACACCTCCGGGGCGATCTGAACGGCGCCGAGGAAATGCACAATAAAGCACTTACGATCGATGAAGAGCTCGGGAGGCTGGACGGCATGGCCAGCAATTATGGCAACCTCGGCGTTATAGCGCGTCTGCGGGGGGATCTTCAGGGGGCCGAGGCCATGCATAAGAAGGCGCTTGCGATCTTCAAAGGTCTCGGTGATCTGGAGAACATCGCAACCCAGAATGCAAACCTCGGCACCATCGCGGAAAAGCGCAAGGACTTCGTCGAGGCACGCCGGTTGTGGTCGCTAAGCAGGGACCAGTTCGCCAAGCTCGGATCGAAACCGAAAGAAAAAGCAATGCAGGACATGCTGGACACGCTCCCGCCGCCTTGA
- a CDS encoding type II toxin-antitoxin system VapC family toxin: protein MIDASVAVKWLIPEAHHERAQALIVEGHQLIAPSHIGMEVLGAVVRKFRMKQLEPSEVARARQSWAAMIDEGVIELVDAARLMEAAVNIAIDLRHSLADCLYVALAGEVSGTLMTFDRLLCERGRQRCTVRLLGIDD from the coding sequence GTGATTGACGCCAGCGTTGCCGTGAAGTGGCTGATCCCCGAAGCGCATCACGAGCGGGCACAGGCGCTGATCGTCGAGGGTCACCAGTTGATCGCCCCCTCGCATATCGGCATGGAGGTGCTGGGTGCGGTGGTGCGCAAGTTCCGGATGAAGCAGTTGGAGCCTTCTGAGGTCGCTCGTGCCCGCCAGTCGTGGGCCGCGATGATCGACGAGGGTGTGATCGAGCTGGTTGACGCCGCGCGGCTGATGGAGGCGGCCGTCAACATCGCGATCGATCTCAGGCACTCGCTTGCCGACTGTCTGTATGTGGCGCTGGCGGGCGAGGTGAGCGGGACGTTGATGACGTTTGATCGATTGTTGTGCGAGCGTGGCCGGCAACGATGCACTGTTCGGCTGCTGGGGATCGATGACTGA